The following proteins are encoded in a genomic region of Micromonospora olivasterospora:
- a CDS encoding NuoI/complex I 23 kDa subunit family protein, translating into MGGMSERSEATPASERSVPGQGLVKGLAVTLRTMTRRATTQQYPDVAPALPPRSRGVIALLEENCTVCMLCARECPDWCIYIDSHKEEVAVPGAARPRQRNVLDRFDIDFSLCMYCGICVEVCPFDALYWSPEFEYAEYDIRDLLHDKDHLGEWMGTVPPPPAHDPHGEPSKEETTAARKAAGPAARPAPSRVRPEPGAAPDRGPAS; encoded by the coding sequence ATGGGCGGCATGAGTGAGCGCAGCGAGGCGACACCCGCGAGTGAGCGGAGTGTCCCGGGCCAGGGGCTGGTGAAGGGGCTGGCGGTCACGCTGCGGACGATGACCCGCCGCGCCACCACCCAGCAGTACCCGGACGTCGCCCCCGCGCTGCCACCCCGCTCCCGCGGCGTCATCGCGCTGCTGGAGGAGAACTGCACGGTCTGCATGCTCTGCGCCCGCGAGTGCCCGGACTGGTGCATCTACATCGACTCGCACAAGGAGGAGGTGGCGGTGCCCGGCGCCGCCCGCCCCCGCCAGCGCAACGTGCTCGACCGGTTCGACATCGACTTCTCGCTCTGCATGTACTGCGGCATCTGCGTCGAGGTGTGCCCCTTCGACGCGCTGTACTGGTCGCCGGAGTTCGAGTACGCCGAGTACGACATCCGGGACCTGCTGCACGACAAGGACCACCTCGGGGAGTGGATGGGCACCGTCCCGCCGCCGCCGGCCCACGACCCGCACGGCGAACCCTCGAAGGAGGAGACCACCGCCGCCCGCAAGGCCGCGGGCCCCGCCGCGCGTCCGGCCCCTTCCCGGGTACGCCCGGAGCCCGGCGCCGCCCCGGACCGGGGCCCGGCGTCATGA